tgcagatgatattgtgttggttgatgagacgaaagaaggtgtggagaggaagttggaactatggagacaaaaattagaatctagaggctttaagttgagccgaagtaagacagaatatttggagtgtaagtttagcaaCGATAGGaatagggaggcagggacaatcaccctagatgggagacttgttcaggcctcggagtgcttccggtatttaggatctattatccaaacggatggagaactAGATGgggatgttgctcataggattaaatctcgttgggcgaagtggaagagtgctatggGTTTcttttgtgaccccggcatgcctaatagattgaagggaaaattctaccgcacggtaatcagaccagcattgttatatggtacattcataagatgtcggtggcggagatgcgtatgttgagatggatataTGGCATAGTTTTAAAAGGCGATCGCCTCTGTCGCCTCAGGCGAGAGGCGACAGGGGCGATCGCCATGCCGCCTTCCAAAATGGAAGGCGGCTTACCTTCAAGAGGCGAGAGGCGGCCTGAGGCGAGAGGCGACCGCCTTTTGAAGGGGAGGCGATAAGTTagactttttaaaaaaataaaaaaaataaaaccctAATTTCTATTAAAAGGAAAACGCACGAGccataagaaaaagaaacataCAGACACAATACAGCCCCCAACTCCAACGGctctcttcttctcctcctcaccGCCGATAGTTCTCCTCCACACACTACCGAGTTTCTGCTTCTCAACTCACCGGCAGCCGGTCATCAATCATACAGGTAtgctttttctcttctttcctctttattttatcttctttttCCGTTTTGCTGTTTAGGTTTAGggtttttcttattcttctcttcacttttgatttctttttttactttctttcttcttatactttctttctttccatGTAATTGTGCCGTTATGCTGCCGAATTTCTGTGAAAATTTATAGTTTTGATTTGAGATATGGTTGTAATTGATTATCTTTTTTCTGTTTTGTGGAATTTATGCTTTTAATTGATTATATGTTTTCTGTTTTGTGGAATTTATATGGTTTGAATTCATGCTTTTAATTGATTATATGTTTTCTGTTTTGTGGAAATTGATTGGAATTTGACTGATTATATGGAAATTCTGTTTTGtgtatatcatttttgttattAAGATGGTTTCAATTGATTGAATTTTGTAGGTGTTTGGAAATGAGTGCTAGTGTTACTGATTCTAATGTATCGAAAAAACCGAATGCAAGAGCGGATCCTTGTTGGAAGTATGTGACGATAAATAAGCCACCTTCTACAAATGATCTCAAGTGTAACTTTTGTGACTGTCTCCAAAGCTGGAATATGCCGAGCTAAGTATCACATTGCTGGAGGAAATACTAGTGTTCAGGTGTGCAAAAAATGTCCACCTCATGTGAAAGAagaaattgttaattatattgcATCTAAAAAGGCGGCACGTAAATTGGTGGAAGATGTAGATATCACCAATTTAGATAGTTTTGGGGATGATGAGACGGAGTTGGATGATCTTGGAGAGTCTGGTAGTCGGGGTGGAAAGAAAAGTCTTTCTAAATTTCATATCCCGAAGAAACCAAGGGTGAAGGGTCCAATGGATGTATTTTTCAAGCAAGATGCTGAAAAGGTCGTGAAAGATAGAAAGTTGAGACAAACAACAATAAATGAAGCTTGCAAAAAAGAGTTGCGAGAAAAAGCTTGTGCGGATATAGCTAGGTGGTTTTTTGATGCGGCAATTCCTTTTAATGCTGTTAATTATCCTAGCTTTGATGTGATGGTAGAGTCCATTGGACAGTATGGTGTTGGGTTGAAGCCGCCTACAATGTATGAAGTTCGAGTTCCCCTTTTGAATAAAGAAGTTGTCAAAGTGAATGATGAAATGAAATCATTTGAAGAAGAATGGGCAAAGTATGGATGTTCAATTATGGCTGATGGTTGGACAGACAAAAAGCAAAGAACTTTGATTAACTTTTTGGTTAATTCTCACAAAGGGACTGTTTTTATCGAATCAGTTGATGCTTCTGATTATTCCAAAACCGGAGAGAAGTTGTTTGAATTGTTTGATAAGATGGTTGAAAGAATTGGAGAGTAGAATGTTGTTCAGTTTATTACTGATAGTGCTGCATCAAATGTACTTGCAGGTAAACAATGCTAATTTATtacattattaaattttttacttttactttTATTATTTTGCAATCTTTAATTGATTTTGGCTATCATACTTTTTTAACATATAGGCAAATTTTTGCAAGCAAAGAGGTCAAACTTGTATTGGACGCCATGTGCAGCTCACTGCATTGATCTGATATTGGAAGATATTGGGAAGTTGCCAATTGTCCATAGAACTGTAAAGAGGGCAGTGAAGTTGAATTCCTACATTTATACTCGGCCAGGTGTAGTGAATTTGTTGAGAAAATTCACTAATCAAAGAGAGCTTGTGAGGCCTGGTATCACAAGATTTGCCACTGTTTATCTCACACTTTACCGCATGCATTCGGTGAAGAATCTTTTGAGAAGGATGTTTGTCTCTGATGATTGGACCAAAAGCAAGTGGGCAAAAGAAATTGGAGGAAAGACAGTGGCTGGTTATGTATTGTTAGCGGCATTTTGGGCGGACACTCTTTACATTTTAAAGATCTTTGGTCCTTTAGTCCGCGTGCTTCGATTGGTGGATGGCGAGAAAAGACCTGCTATGGGATATATCCATAAAGCTATGGATATGGCTAAAGCGACGATAGCGAAGAGTTTCGATGGTGATAGAGATAAGTATgataatatttttgaaataattgaCAAGAGATGGAATAAACAACTCCGTCAACCTTTGCATGGAGCTGGTTATTTGTTAAATCCAGCATTTTTCGGTGCAGCGGATGAGAATGATGAGGTTAGAAAGGGATTTTATCAGACATTGGAGAGATTGGTTCCAAGTGAGGAAGAGCAAGACCAAATCAATACACAGTTGACTAGATATCATAATAGTACACCGAATGATTTATTTGGAATGAAGATGGCGGTTAGGCAACGAACAAAATAATAACTTTGGACATTTGAATTTTCCAACTTTAAGTTCATTGTTTGCATTTGCATTTTAATAAGCATTATAATTTTTTGTGTTTAGTTGATTGGTGGAAATCATTTGGAGGAAGTCTTCCACAATTACAAAAATTTTCCATCAAAGTGCTTAGTCTCACTTGTAGTGCATCGGGTTGTGAAAGAAATTGGAGTTTCTTTGAACAtgtaagttaataaaaataattgtaataagcttttttatgttttaatattaGTTATGTTAGTCATTAATGTTgttcttaattattattttgtagGTTCATAGCAAAAAAAGAAATCGACTAGCTCAAACATGTTTGAATGATTTAGTTTATGTGAAGTATAATCGATCTTTGAAGAATCGAAAAGGGGTTAAGGACACCATTAGTTTGAAGGATATTGATGATTGCAATGAGTGGTTGACGGGTAGAATGGAGGGAGAGAATAACAATGACAATGATGATCGTGTATTTGAGGATGATGACGAATTTCCATGGACTATGGTTAGTATAGTTAGTGGAGCGGAAGAAGATGTCTACAATACTAGGGCAAAAGGCAAAAGTGTCACCCCTACCGCAAGTGCTAATGTCACAAAGACATACGTTAGAGGAAACTCTTCCCGGTCAAAAGCCAATCCTCCTCAAGTTGTTAGAGATGAGGTCCAtgatgaggatgaggatgaggatgaggatgaggatgagTATCgagttgaagatgaagaagaagaagaatataaGGATGATGAAGTGGAAGAACTTGATGGGGATATAGATCTTGATGAGGAGTTGGATTTGGGGGATGAAGATGCTTGATATTATGctatttggatttaagaatTAGCACTTTATTATTAGACTTTAAGTTAATTTGGTTTATAAGCTTAGAAATTAAACTATCCTTAAGTACTAATAGTTTTTATtgagttaatttaattttatttgattttctatttttttgtcGCCTCACGTGCGAAAGGCCGTCGCCTCGCCTCTTGCCTCGCCTCAAGGCGATTTTTTGCCCTTGTCGCCTTGACTCGCCTTTCGACTTTTAAAACTATGATGTGTGGTCATACAAGAAAGGATaaggtgagtaatgaaataattaggacaaaagtaggggttacatctattgagaataaaatgagggaaaaccgactaaggtggtttggccatataAGACGAAGAGCgattgatgcgccggttaggaggactgaagagtggcaaagggatgtagtggtgaggggtaggggtagacctaagcaaacttggaggagggtgatcgagcgtgatatgagtttattagggattgaggagaatatggtagtgtgtaggacagagtggagggagagaatttgtgtcgctgataCGACTTTATTGCACGGTttcatatgatggttcatgttagccgaccccgaatcatttcgggagtaaggctttgttgttgttgtgaaGACCTTTGATGCTTTGAGTCTGGTCACCTAGGATAGGTATGAATTTTAAAGAGGTATCTTGTGTGCCTGTTTAGGTTCAGTTTCCATCTCTGTCTTGGGAGTTTTGGTATGTCTTTTGTTAATCAAAATATCTAGCATCCTTGGTAGACCTCTGTTTTCTGACCAATTTACGGCAAACAAAACTCGTTTGGGTTATGCTTGTCTTTTGGTGGAAATCGAAGTAAAAAGGGAGTTTCcaaaaaattttattttggcAGATAAACAAGGATGTCGTCTTACACAGAAAGTGCTTTATGAATGAATTCCTGCTTGGTGCTCTGGTTGCAAAAAGCTAGGGCATGGAGAGAAGTATTGTATTGTGAAATTGCCTAGCAAGCAGATTTGGAAAGTTAAGGAACAATCTAAACCTGTTGATAATCATTAGATTTAATTGCTGGTATTACAACTGATCTTATGTTGGGGAGACATCCAAGGGTCCTCCTATACAGATCCAGACTGCCCAAAATGATGATTGGGTAACTATTGTGCGGGGGAAGAAAGTAAAGGAGAAGAGCAAGGATAAACAGATTGTTCAATGTACTGAGCCTGAGCATTCTTTTCATACTACCAACGGGTTGTTTGGCGTTATAGGAGATGGAGTTAGGGGAAGAAACGTTTTGATCCTCCAGATAGATGCTAGGTTGCTGGAATATTATAGGGCTCAATGACACTCTAAAGCAACGGGAGATTCATTCTCTTATTGCTAAGCAGCACAGGCTTTAGGTATTTTGGAAGTTAGGGTTAGTCGGTTAGAGATGAGAACAAACTGAAAGTCTGAAATGGCTTAAGTTTTCCTCATTGGAATTGGATTTCTGGTACTAGTACACCTACAGTCGCATTTGGATAGTATATGTTATGTATACTAGAGAGAGTTTGAATCTTATTTAGAaagttttattatttaatattctATTGTTTAGGAGTTCTATTATTTAGggatttaattatatttaatgtcTTAAACTATTTAGGaagttttattatttaatatactaTAGGATTCTTGTCTATTTAAACTCCATAGAGAGCCTGGAACGGAGACATCTTAATAGCACTATGATAAGTACTATTACACAATTTTCGGCTAGGCTAAACCATTTAGACCACTGTTTAGGCATTCGAAAACACATGCTTCTGAAGTAGTTTTCCAAGCATTGGTTTAATCTTTCAAATTGATCATCTGTTTGAGGGTGATAAGCACTACTAAATAACAAGTGAGTGTCTGATAACTTCAACAACTCTTTCCATAAAACCCCAGTGAAATCATGTCCCTGGCAGACACAATGGATCTAGCTAGGAATCACCAAAGACAAGGCCCGTATGCAGATTCCTGACCCTCCTGTTGTCTAGATAGGGCATCAGCAGCCCTGTTTTCACTTACCTTTTTGTACTAAATTATATAACCCAAAATCCAAACAGCTTTGGTATGCCCTTGTGCTGCAAGTAAGTATGCAATTTCTGTTCCAAGAGATGCTTAATGCCTCATGGTCAGTCTTAATGATGAATGTGGAATTCTCAAGGTAATGTCTCCATTGAGTACAAGCTTGCAAGATGGCCAATAACTCCCTCTCATAGGGAGAGAGTTTTTTATTCCTTGGTCTAAAAGCTTTTAGGCAGTTAGCAAATAGGTCGTCCCTGTTGCATCAGCACTGCTCCAATGTCCGTACCACTAGCATCACACTTGATTGTAAAAGGCTGGTCAAAGTCGAGGATTGCTAAAACTGGAGCTTGAGTCATGATGACTTTAAGCTTTTCAAAAGCTTCTTGGGCCTCGCTGTCCAATGGAAGTTATCTTTCTTTAAGAGCTCAGTCAGTGGCTTACTGAGTATGCCATATCCCTGGATAAATCGTCCAGGAATCCTCTTAAACCCTTTAAGTTGGTAAGAATGGGTCAATGTTGCATCGTTACTACCTTTTCTGGATCACTAGATACCCCTACCACATTGATGATGTGGCGATTgagttaatttttattttttgaatttttttaattgttgtcACCTCACGTGAGTGAGGTGAGCACCTCGGCTCGAGGAGATATATGTCCTTATCACCTTTGCTCACCTTTCGCCTTTTAAAACTATGATTATAACTAAGATTGATTTGTGACGTGATAAATCCTTTTCTTATACAAGGAGATTGCAATTGATTCTAGTTGTGTTTTGTAGCTTAAATGTTCACTGGCCTTCAACGTTCATTTGCCTGCTTAAGTTGTTCAAGATGTTGATAAGAAATGTAAAAGTTTTCTTTGGAAGGGTAACATCAGGTAGTAAATGAGCTGTTGCTGCTTGTTCCACCATTTGTAGACCAAAGACTGCAGGGGGTTTGGGGATACTGGACCTGCAAACTTGAAACCTGACTGTTATAGGAAGGTACATTTGGAACTTTGTGACACACAAGCATTCCCTTTAGGCTCTTTGCGTTATTAAGAACAAGTTAAGAAAGCTGAGTTTTTGGGGAATCACTAAGCGCTTAGATGCTAGTTGGAGTCGGAGGAAGCTGGTTCAACTTAGATCTGTGTTAGCAACAAATTTACCTATGTTTTGTGTGATGgaaaagagtttttttttttttttttgacccCTTGGTTAGATGGTAGAGCCTGATGGATTTGTTTCGAAACATAGATATTCGTGATATTGATTAATAGAGCTCCCAAGGTGGCAGAGATTTGGAAAGACGGTTATTGGAAGCTTCCTAATACTCTGAATGATAATACTGAAGAAGCTTggtactccctccattccaaaatataagtcattctaggtttttttcacacaaattaagaaatgcaattaatatagaatgaaattaataaatttacattggttaactaaaaaaaattatctctcATACAATGGTTGGTGAATAAATCTtgtaattttgaaaaacacatggaccaagacaaaaaatttaatgtttggaccgaaaaactatactaaaagtTCTTGAAAAACTAGAAAgacttatattttggaaaaaaaattcattgctagaatgacttataaaaaGAAATGGAGGGAGTATAAGGTAAGAAATTCTTCCGTTATCAAATGGCCTCTGAATAAAAAAGGGATCTATTCTATTTCGCTTGGAATGAGCTGAGGCCTAAGTCTTCTGTTGTTAGTTGGAAGCATATGGTTAGGGATCCAAAATCTCTTCCTAAATGCAGTTTTGTTATTTGGCTAGTAATGCATAACAAACTGGCAGTGAAAGCTAGGCTATTCAAGATGGGGAGTACTCTGATAATCGATGCATTCTCTGTAATAATGCAGAGGAAAGCATTGATCATCTTTTCTTTCAATGTGCTGTAACAAGAAGCAAGAGGGAAAACAGTCTTGGCCAAAGTTAGAAAAATTGTTCTTGCTGCCTGGCACAGTCTATCAATTAGGCAGGCGAGCAATCAGCAGTGTTTCCAAGGAATACAATTTGACAGCAATAGTGTTCTTAAGCTCATTTCTTTTTATGTGAAATTGAGGTTTTGTAAAGACCAAATCCCAGGAAGCCTCTATTTCTTAAAGGCCTAATGCTCCTCTAGCCCCCTTAACGtgtccaaattagtcattttacccctccaactaatcgaatgtcctatttcccccttaactccataaaaatggtatttctcacccccttaacttgtccaaattggtcattttaccccttctcaactcatcgaatgtcctatttaccccattaacttcataaaagtggtatttctcacatcttatgatcctatttacccccttaactccataaaagtagtatttcttacccctttacagtgcaaaattaatatgacttattcaaatgagtttgaaaatatatttttttaatatcaatttttttagtttgttttaatttgataattatattgatccttcacgtgtttattacaataatattgtattacaataattagatgatcaaaatttaactagccacaaaattaaaatgagaagaaatgaataaaagatacaaataacaagaacattaatataaacaagttaaagacattatatgtaaggataaggtaccaaaataggcatatggtttttagaaaagtatcaatttaggttccacatataaaatagcaccaatataggtttaacgtttaaaaaaggtatcaatttaggcctcgataacggattgcaatgggtgagaaataccacttttgtggagttaagggggtaaaaaGGACATTTTATGAGttggggataaatggacaagttgagggggtgagaaatacaacttttatggagttaaggggataaataggacattcgatgagttggaggggtaaaatgaccaatttgaacaagttaagggggctgggggAGCATTATGCCTTTCTTAAACTTCTAGTTCAAACTCTATGTAGAAAAATCCCAGAAAACAGAGAAACGAAGCAGAGTCATTGACAACAGAGTTCGCTCCTGACACTCAGCAAATTGCATTCAAAGAACAAGAAATTCAGTTTGTACGTATATCATTTATTGAAGAGATTCTAAAATTGGGTAAATACCTAAATCAAATTTAAAAGCCAAGCATATATTCAGGCTCCACATAAGTCCAATACAAAAGCAATCTCTGAACAGAGTTGGCATTGAgagtaaaaaaaagttattctTCGAAGAAACAACATTGGATATAGCTTACCTTCTTCTCACTGTCCTCGGGTTTGCTCATTTTGGTTTTGTGATTTAGAAGCGAGTCCACTTATTTCTGAATGATCTTGATCGTTCCGTTTCAAGGATAAACTGCTGGTCGTAATCCTGCTTCACAAATCCAGTTAAGCATGAGTATTAATTCAAAAATCCAGGGGTTTTCCTCTGGTTTAGGGTTTCAAGCAAAATCTATTCAAAACCTGTAAAATCTCTTACCAAGTATTTGTTTCATAAAAAGCTGACAAAATAACTACATTGCTGTATATAAGTAcattaaaacctttataaattaatactcgataaattaataaactctttaaattaataatttattttggtcccgacttggaccagttcaaaaaatgatcaattttaataaattaataagataataattttctagaACAACCCTTTATgaatacattgtattattacctctataaattaataatttctcaaatacatatgtgaaatatatatagatatacatacttaggataatttagcaaaatatatagtattttgtttttttttttttggaatttaaatctaattgaatttcatctctaactattcttAGTGCATTCAAAAGTTATGGTGTATCCTTAtcaaattttaacaaaaaattgtaaagagttGATGATGCTATAATTTCTTCATTTCTTGTGATTGGTTTCAAAAGTACCGAATCATCCTTAGTTTCattctcattttttttgtatgatttgaaacaacactccatataaatttatatagtaattcattaactatgatacattgaatatttttaacataaatacaatgaacttccaagttcaattaacttatataatgcacatttaattttatttgttcactGATGATTATAGATAAAAACTTTATTtcaattagtaatttaaaagttattttaaaaaaatttaaaatcactctataaattaataaaattccatggtcccagtattattaatttatagaggttttactgtactactcaaaatattaaatgacatgattgttataaaaatattaattaataacatttaacttaaattatTAAGTTAAataacttatcaaaataagtgatatttaatttaatttattaatttaaatgattgAGAAATAATTATTATCAAAACATAAgtacttaatattttaatttaaggaaATAAGTGAGTTATTAAACAACGTTTAAGTGCGAAGAGTCCTTTAATTTAATGAATCAAATTTATTAACAAATATAGATAAATGAATTTTAAGTTATAA
The window above is part of the Euphorbia lathyris chromosome 3, ddEupLath1.1, whole genome shotgun sequence genome. Proteins encoded here:
- the LOC136222059 gene encoding uncharacterized protein codes for the protein MISSVTFVTVSKAGICRAKYHIAGGNTSVQVCKKCPPHVKEEIVNYIASKKAARKLVEDVDITNLDSFGDDETELDDLGESGSRGGKKSLSKFHIPKKPRVKGPMDVFFKQDAEKVVKDRKLRQTTINEACKKELREKACADIARWFFDAAIPFNAVNYPSFDVMVESIGQYGVGLKPPTMYEVRVPLLNKEVVKVNDEMKSFEEEWAKYGCSIMADGWTDKKQRTLINFLVNSHKGTVFIESVDASDYSKTGEKLFELFDKMVERIGE